The Dyella caseinilytica genome has a window encoding:
- a CDS encoding SDR family oxidoreductase: MKNRLKDRIALVTGASSGIGEATALALAEQGAKVAIAARRKDRLDQLAGKLVELGAEPLVLPADLIREAEAQRIVKETEAHYGRLDILVNNAGVMYLEPVAEADLGRWRSMLELNVLSLIASTQAALAGMRARRDGHIVNVASVAGRVANPAAAGYAATKFGVVGFSESLRREIYKDNIRVSVIEPGMVDTELREHVAHEASQRAVNARASETRQLQAEDIADTILFCVTRPDYMCINEVLLRPTDQER, from the coding sequence ATGAAAAATCGCTTGAAAGACCGCATTGCCTTGGTGACTGGCGCTTCATCCGGCATTGGCGAAGCGACCGCTTTGGCCTTGGCCGAGCAGGGCGCCAAAGTGGCGATCGCGGCACGCCGCAAGGATCGACTCGACCAGCTTGCCGGCAAGCTGGTCGAGCTCGGCGCCGAGCCGCTCGTGCTGCCTGCCGACCTGATTCGTGAAGCAGAGGCACAGCGCATCGTGAAGGAGACTGAGGCGCATTACGGCCGCCTGGATATTCTGGTCAACAACGCGGGCGTGATGTACCTGGAACCGGTAGCCGAAGCCGATCTCGGTCGCTGGCGCAGCATGCTGGAATTGAACGTGCTGAGCCTGATCGCTTCCACCCAGGCCGCGCTCGCCGGTATGCGGGCGCGTCGCGATGGACATATCGTGAATGTGGCGTCGGTGGCCGGGCGGGTTGCCAATCCCGCCGCAGCCGGTTACGCCGCGACCAAATTCGGTGTTGTCGGTTTTTCCGAATCGCTGCGACGCGAAATCTACAAAGACAACATCCGTGTCAGCGTGATCGAACCAGGCATGGTGGATACCGAGCTGCGCGAGCATGTCGCGCATGAGGCAAGCCAACGTGCCGTGAACGCGCGCGCAAGTGAGACGCGGCAGCTGCAGGCTGAAGACATTGCCGACACGATCCTGTTCTGTGTCACGCGACCGGATTACATGTGCATCAACGAAGTGCTGTTGCGTCCAACGGATCAGGAGCGGTGA
- a CDS encoding C40 family peptidase: MALASASDTDKHRSSAHVLRQAALIGLLLLLAACASSPRREATYKPSHSELADEPARAPENSVGTANDVLFRAMALVGTPYHWGGNTPEGGFDCSGLVDYIYRNAANIMLPHSSRDMASVDGVKVRSMDDLMSGDLVFFGRSGDISHVGVYVGKGRFVHAPNSGGTVRLDDIDGPYWRDHFVYGKRLLD; encoded by the coding sequence ATGGCCCTGGCCAGCGCGAGCGATACCGACAAACACCGATCATCCGCCCATGTGCTGCGCCAAGCCGCACTGATCGGCCTGCTGTTGCTGCTAGCCGCCTGCGCCAGCTCGCCGCGCCGGGAAGCTACCTACAAGCCCTCGCACTCGGAACTGGCCGACGAACCGGCGCGCGCACCGGAAAATTCGGTCGGCACCGCCAATGATGTGCTGTTCCGCGCCATGGCCCTGGTCGGCACGCCTTATCACTGGGGCGGCAACACTCCTGAGGGCGGTTTTGATTGCAGCGGTCTGGTCGACTACATCTACCGCAATGCCGCCAACATCATGCTGCCGCACAGCTCGCGCGACATGGCCTCCGTCGACGGCGTGAAAGTACGCAGCATGGATGACCTGATGAGCGGCGATCTGGTCTTCTTCGGCCGTAGCGGCGACATCAGCCATGTGGGCGTGTATGTCGGCAAAGGACGCTTTGTGCACGCGCCGAACAGTGGCGGCACGGTGCGCCTGGACGACATCGACGGCCCCTACTGGCGTGATCATTTCGTCTACGGCAAGCGGCTGCTGGACTGA
- a CDS encoding DEAD/DEAH box helicase has product MSSPSPDHEPASAGFSALALKPEVLRALTDVGYESPSPIQAATIPPLLEGRDVLGQAQTGTGKTAAFALPILSRIEMRPGKPQALVLAPTRELAIQVAEAFQRYAAHMPGFQVLPIYGGQSYGPQLQALRRGVHVVVGTPGRVIDHLDRGTLDLSELRFAVLDEADEMLRMGFIDDVEKVMQTMPPQRQVALFSATMPPPIRKIAQRHLKEPVEVTIKAATTTAANIRQRYWWVSGMHKLDAMTRILEAEPFDAMIIFARTKQATEELAEKLQARGLAAAAINGDIAQPQRERVIQQLKDGKLDILVATDVAARGLDVERISHVLNYDIPYDTESYVHRIGRTGRAGRSGEAILFVTPREKGMLRAIERATRQPIEEMKLPTVEAVNDRRIERFKQNISDTLAMGGLEQFQQLIEQFEQAHNIPAVEIAAALARIAQGDRPLLLEPPTKREQREHSRERDARPSHAHDGEARRPAREPRHRDGDQRDFAPRQVRPHATEAGKRTYRIEVGHEHGVKPGNIIGAIANEAGLEAQYIGRLSIRGDYSLIDLPDGMPGEIFQHLKKVWVNQQSLRISEWDGKDDTVGERPPHKPGFKPAHARGHGGKPKPHGHGGGKPGGGKPPRRK; this is encoded by the coding sequence ATGTCGTCCCCGTCCCCTGACCACGAACCGGCTTCCGCTGGCTTCTCTGCGCTTGCGCTTAAACCGGAAGTGCTACGTGCCTTGACCGATGTGGGCTATGAATCGCCTTCGCCGATCCAGGCCGCCACCATTCCGCCGCTGCTGGAAGGGCGCGATGTGCTGGGCCAGGCGCAGACCGGCACCGGCAAGACCGCTGCTTTCGCGCTGCCAATCCTCTCCCGCATCGAAATGCGCCCCGGCAAGCCGCAGGCGCTGGTGCTGGCGCCGACGCGTGAATTGGCCATCCAGGTGGCCGAAGCGTTCCAGCGCTATGCCGCGCATATGCCGGGCTTCCAGGTGCTGCCCATCTACGGCGGACAAAGCTATGGCCCGCAATTGCAGGCGCTGCGTCGCGGCGTGCACGTTGTGGTCGGTACGCCGGGTCGCGTGATCGATCATCTTGACCGCGGCACACTGGATCTATCCGAACTGCGCTTTGCCGTGCTCGACGAGGCCGACGAAATGCTGCGCATGGGCTTTATCGACGACGTCGAAAAGGTCATGCAGACCATGCCGCCGCAGCGCCAGGTGGCGTTGTTCTCCGCCACCATGCCGCCGCCGATTCGCAAGATCGCCCAGCGACATCTGAAGGAACCGGTCGAAGTCACCATCAAGGCCGCCACTACCACCGCAGCAAACATTCGCCAGCGCTACTGGTGGGTGAGCGGTATGCACAAGCTGGATGCGATGACCCGCATTCTCGAGGCCGAGCCCTTCGACGCGATGATCATCTTCGCGCGCACCAAGCAGGCGACCGAGGAATTGGCCGAGAAACTGCAGGCGCGCGGTCTGGCCGCTGCCGCCATCAACGGCGATATCGCCCAACCGCAGCGCGAACGCGTGATCCAGCAGCTCAAGGACGGCAAGCTCGACATCCTGGTGGCTACCGACGTCGCTGCGCGTGGCCTGGATGTGGAACGCATCAGTCACGTGCTGAATTACGACATCCCCTACGACACCGAAAGCTACGTGCACCGTATCGGCCGCACCGGCCGTGCCGGACGTAGCGGCGAAGCCATCCTGTTCGTGACACCGCGCGAGAAAGGCATGTTGCGCGCGATCGAGCGCGCCACGCGCCAACCGATCGAAGAAATGAAGCTGCCGACCGTCGAAGCCGTCAACGACCGCCGCATTGAGCGCTTCAAGCAAAACATCTCCGATACGCTCGCCATGGGCGGTCTGGAGCAGTTCCAGCAACTGATCGAGCAGTTCGAGCAGGCACACAACATCCCGGCCGTCGAAATCGCCGCCGCACTGGCGCGCATTGCGCAGGGTGATCGCCCGCTGCTGCTGGAACCGCCGACGAAACGCGAACAACGCGAACATTCGCGCGAGCGCGACGCACGTCCCAGCCATGCACACGATGGCGAAGCACGCCGTCCTGCACGTGAACCGCGTCATCGCGATGGTGATCAACGCGACTTCGCACCGCGCCAGGTGCGCCCGCACGCGACCGAAGCGGGCAAGCGCACCTATCGCATCGAAGTGGGACACGAGCACGGCGTGAAGCCCGGCAACATCATCGGCGCCATCGCCAACGAAGCCGGACTGGAAGCCCAGTACATCGGCCGCCTGAGCATCCGCGGCGATTACAGCCTGATCGACCTACCTGACGGCATGCCGGGTGAAATCTTCCAGCACCTGAAAAAGGTGTGGGTGAACCAGCAGTCACTGCGCATCAGCGAATGGGATGGCAAGGACGATACCGTCGGCGAACGCCCGCCGCACAAACCGGGCTTCAAGCCGGCGCATGCACGCGGCCACGGCGGCAAACCGAAGCCGCATGGCCATGGCGGCGGGAAGCCGGGTGGTGGGAAGCCGCCGCGGCGGAAGTAA
- a CDS encoding MarR family winged helix-turn-helix transcriptional regulator → MKTLASPSLLLDEQLCFALYAASRRMTAAYRPLLDALELTYPQYLVMLVLWERDGLTVRELGARLQLDSGTLTPLLKRLEQAGLLARRRRQSDEREVEISLTDAGHKLYERAADIPRCLAERLCMSVDAFTHLRDELKSLAAQLAAPTDDE, encoded by the coding sequence ATGAAGACCCTCGCCAGCCCATCCCTGCTTCTCGACGAACAGCTCTGCTTTGCGCTGTACGCTGCGTCGCGCCGCATGACGGCGGCATACCGCCCCCTGCTGGACGCATTGGAGCTGACCTATCCGCAATACCTGGTGATGCTGGTGTTATGGGAGCGCGATGGATTGACCGTGCGTGAGTTGGGCGCCCGGCTACAGCTGGATTCAGGCACTCTCACGCCTCTGCTCAAGCGCCTGGAACAAGCCGGGTTGCTGGCCCGCCGCCGCCGTCAGAGCGATGAGCGCGAAGTGGAAATCTCCCTGACCGATGCCGGCCATAAGCTGTACGAACGCGCGGCGGATATCCCGCGCTGCCTGGCCGAACGACTTTGTATGTCCGTCGACGCGTTCACTCACCTGCGTGACGAGCTCAAATCCCTGGCGGCTCAGTTGGCCGCTCCCACCGACGACGAATGA
- a CDS encoding DEAD/DEAH box helicase, whose translation MSFESLGLAPALLRALADQGYAEPTPIQAGAIPVVLEGHDLLAAAQTGTGKTAAFSLPLLQRLSTGAPAGTRRPHALILTPTRELAAQILDNVRDYGKHLRISSAAIYGGVSMGPQMQTLRRGVDIVIATPGRLVDHMQQRTIDLSGIQVLVLDEADRMLDMGFLPSLKRIIGTLPKQRQTLLFSATFAPEIKSLAMQFMHSPREVSVTPANSVANTVSHHVHPVDASRKRDLLLHVLSQDSRRQTLVFSRTKHGADKLVRYLEQSGLRAAAIHGNKSQNARTRALSDFKSGRITVLVATDIAARGIDIDQLPIVINYDLPMVAEDYVHRIGRTGRAGAEGIALSLVSHEESGLLRDIRKLLNQDIAINEVPGFELSSPLRLDAQAPRPKQGQRQARPQRQGGSSHRPHGHKQQSNGGGEHAMGNRKRRSGGRRPAAKA comes from the coding sequence ATGTCATTTGAATCGCTGGGCCTAGCCCCTGCGTTGCTGCGCGCGCTTGCCGATCAAGGCTACGCCGAACCCACCCCCATCCAGGCCGGCGCCATTCCCGTGGTGCTGGAAGGTCACGATCTGCTCGCTGCCGCACAAACCGGCACCGGCAAGACCGCTGCCTTTTCCCTGCCGTTGCTACAGCGGCTATCAACCGGCGCACCAGCGGGCACGCGCCGTCCGCATGCGCTGATCCTGACGCCGACGCGCGAACTCGCCGCGCAGATCCTCGATAACGTGCGTGATTACGGCAAGCACCTGCGCATCAGCAGCGCCGCCATCTACGGCGGCGTGAGCATGGGTCCGCAGATGCAGACCTTGCGCCGCGGTGTCGATATCGTCATTGCCACGCCGGGACGACTGGTCGATCACATGCAGCAGCGCACGATCGATCTCAGCGGCATCCAGGTACTGGTGTTGGATGAAGCCGACCGCATGCTCGACATGGGCTTCCTGCCCTCGCTCAAGCGGATCATCGGCACATTGCCCAAGCAGCGCCAGACGCTGCTGTTCTCCGCCACTTTCGCACCGGAAATCAAATCGCTGGCGATGCAGTTCATGCATTCACCGCGCGAGGTGTCGGTCACGCCAGCCAACAGTGTGGCCAACACGGTGAGCCATCACGTGCATCCGGTGGATGCGTCACGCAAGCGCGACCTGCTGTTGCACGTACTGAGCCAGGACAGCCGTCGTCAGACCCTGGTATTCAGCCGCACCAAGCATGGCGCGGACAAGCTGGTGCGCTACCTGGAGCAATCAGGTTTGCGCGCTGCCGCCATTCACGGCAACAAGAGCCAGAACGCACGTACGCGTGCGCTCAGCGACTTCAAGAGCGGACGCATCACCGTGCTGGTGGCTACCGACATCGCCGCACGCGGTATCGACATCGACCAATTGCCGATCGTGATCAACTACGACCTGCCGATGGTGGCCGAAGATTACGTGCACCGCATCGGCCGTACAGGCCGCGCTGGTGCCGAAGGCATTGCGCTGTCGCTGGTCAGCCATGAGGAATCCGGGCTGCTGCGCGATATTCGCAAATTGCTCAATCAGGACATCGCGATCAACGAAGTGCCGGGCTTCGAATTGTCTTCACCGTTGCGGCTGGATGCACAAGCGCCACGTCCGAAACAGGGACAGCGCCAGGCGCGCCCGCAGCGGCAGGGTGGTTCGTCGCATCGCCCGCACGGGCATAAGCAGCAGAGCAATGGTGGCGGCGAACACGCCATGGGTAATCGCAAGCGGCGCTCGGGTGGGCGCAGACCGGCGGCGAAGGCGTAA
- a CDS encoding FKBP-type peptidyl-prolyl cis-trans isomerase, which produces MKAGKDKVIAFHYTLTVDGEKVESSHENGQPLWILLGHGQLIPGLEKALEEHGAGDTLQVEIPPAEGYGERQEGQIQRVPKKYFQDAKHLKPGTVTVLALKQGGQRAVTVHKVGMSTVDVDLNHPMAGKMLNFDVAIQEVRDATEEEIQHGHAHPPGAEAH; this is translated from the coding sequence ATGAAGGCTGGCAAGGACAAGGTCATCGCGTTCCACTACACGCTCACCGTGGACGGCGAGAAGGTTGAAAGCTCGCACGAAAACGGGCAGCCGTTGTGGATTCTGCTTGGCCACGGCCAGCTGATTCCGGGTCTGGAAAAGGCGCTGGAAGAGCATGGCGCAGGCGACACGCTGCAGGTCGAGATTCCGCCGGCCGAAGGCTATGGCGAGCGCCAGGAAGGCCAGATCCAACGCGTGCCGAAGAAGTATTTTCAGGACGCCAAGCATCTTAAGCCGGGCACGGTGACCGTGCTGGCGCTGAAGCAGGGCGGTCAGCGCGCCGTGACGGTGCACAAGGTCGGCATGAGCACCGTCGATGTGGACCTCAACCATCCGATGGCCGGCAAGATGTTGAACTTCGATGTCGCGATCCAGGAAGTACGCGATGCGACCGAGGAAGAAATCCAGCACGGGCACGCGCATCCGCCGGGTGCTGAAGCGCACTGA
- a CDS encoding GNAT family N-acetyltransferase, with protein MSEHVMAAPLLQTPRTRIRLADDADAPKLLRYRLENQAHLSSWEPLRESEYYTLAHCAKTIAEGRVHASQDRGYPLIAFDLDEQHILATFTFANLVRGAFQACHLGYGVAARMQGQGLMQEILRPGIDWAFDELDLHRVMANYLPRNERSAKLLTQLGFEREGYAKRYLQIAGVWEDHILTARVRSEV; from the coding sequence GTGAGCGAACACGTAATGGCTGCACCGTTGCTGCAAACACCACGGACTCGCATTCGCCTGGCTGATGATGCCGATGCACCGAAATTGCTGCGTTATCGCCTGGAAAATCAGGCGCATCTGTCATCGTGGGAACCTCTGCGTGAGTCGGAGTACTACACCCTGGCGCATTGTGCGAAGACGATTGCCGAGGGGCGTGTGCATGCGAGCCAGGATCGAGGTTATCCGTTGATCGCATTCGATCTGGATGAGCAGCACATTCTCGCCACGTTTACGTTCGCCAACCTCGTGCGTGGTGCGTTTCAGGCGTGTCACCTTGGGTACGGCGTTGCCGCGCGGATGCAAGGTCAGGGGCTGATGCAGGAGATTTTGCGACCCGGGATAGATTGGGCCTTCGACGAACTGGACCTGCATCGCGTGATGGCCAATTACCTGCCGCGCAATGAACGCAGTGCGAAGCTGCTGACACAACTGGGGTTTGAGCGTGAGGGCTACGCCAAGCGCTATTTGCAGATTGCCGGGGTGTGGGAGGACCACATCCTGACGGCGCGGGTGCGGTCTGAGGTGTGA
- a CDS encoding dioxygenase family protein, whose product MTTLPSLYISHGSPMTALHPGKVGERLAELAADLPRPKAIVIASAHWLAHQPTVGGAPQPETIHDFYGFPRELFEIRYPAPGAPELALHIARLLDQAGLASQLDPTHGLDHGAWVPLRLLYPHADIPVVPLSIQPNLGPAHQYAVGRALAPLREQGILVIGSGSITHNLHDFRAGYSQEKEAPYVRPFIGWIEQKMQDGDIGALLDYRRQAPFAERAHPTDEHLLPLYVALGAAGEHTAAQRIDAGIDLGFLAMDIYRFDTEDMAVTAA is encoded by the coding sequence ATGACCACCCTACCCAGCCTGTACATCTCCCACGGTTCCCCTATGACCGCCTTGCACCCTGGCAAGGTCGGCGAGCGACTGGCGGAGCTGGCTGCAGACTTGCCCCGGCCCAAGGCGATCGTGATCGCCAGTGCACACTGGTTGGCGCATCAACCCACCGTCGGTGGCGCGCCGCAGCCCGAAACCATCCACGATTTCTACGGCTTTCCGCGCGAACTGTTCGAGATTCGCTATCCGGCTCCGGGCGCGCCCGAGCTCGCCTTGCATATCGCACGCTTGCTTGACCAAGCCGGACTCGCTTCGCAACTCGATCCGACTCACGGGCTGGACCACGGCGCGTGGGTGCCACTGCGACTGCTATATCCGCATGCCGACATCCCGGTTGTGCCGTTATCCATCCAGCCAAACCTCGGACCCGCGCATCAATACGCTGTGGGCCGCGCCCTGGCACCCCTGCGCGAGCAAGGCATATTGGTGATCGGCTCCGGCAGCATCACCCACAATTTGCACGATTTTCGCGCCGGTTACAGCCAGGAGAAGGAAGCGCCGTATGTGCGCCCGTTCATCGGATGGATCGAACAGAAGATGCAGGATGGTGACATCGGCGCGTTGCTTGATTACCGTCGCCAGGCACCGTTTGCAGAGCGTGCGCATCCGACCGACGAACACCTATTACCGCTTTATGTGGCACTCGGTGCTGCGGGCGAACACACCGCCGCGCAACGCATTGATGCGGGTATCGACTTAGGATTTCTGGCGATGGATATCTATCGCTTCGACACCGAGGACATGGCCGTCACGGCAGCGTGA
- a CDS encoding serpin family protein translates to MRLQATVLALLFSLSGPLWAEATMPSDASLGFALLKQINAEHADSNVIIAPRNIRTALAAVATGAEGETEQQIVALTGDYQSIDNTSLNSAQSAMDIWVAPVEQLLPAFAAGLPGVHVQSTSPQTAPAAINDFVSQHTHGMITHVLDTVPNTGIVLTAVLYFKGIWQLPFDKKDTKPRPFHFASGKTADVDTMFQVNKFNYAENDSGQIIQLPYSGDDHLVLTVFLPKQQISIHTWLASIDETSWKAMLGGLRRESGSLQLPKLKSTFSTTLGDELKALGMRRPFADDAQFHGIVQGHALMISEILHKTAFAMDEVSTEASAATSVILRASAIARPSPPFSMVVDRPFFLTIGDRSNNRILFAGVVNAP, encoded by the coding sequence ATGCGCCTGCAAGCGACAGTTCTGGCACTGCTGTTTTCGTTGTCTGGCCCGCTATGGGCAGAGGCCACCATGCCAAGTGACGCATCCCTCGGCTTCGCGCTGCTCAAACAGATCAATGCGGAGCATGCCGATAGCAACGTCATCATTGCCCCGCGCAACATTCGCACCGCGCTGGCCGCAGTGGCTACGGGCGCGGAAGGTGAAACCGAGCAGCAAATCGTTGCGCTCACGGGCGACTACCAAAGCATCGACAACACGTCGCTCAATTCCGCGCAGTCGGCCATGGATATCTGGGTTGCACCGGTAGAACAGCTGCTACCTGCCTTTGCCGCGGGGTTGCCAGGCGTGCATGTGCAAAGCACCAGCCCGCAAACCGCGCCGGCCGCCATCAACGACTTCGTGAGCCAGCACACCCACGGCATGATCACGCACGTATTGGATACGGTGCCGAACACCGGCATCGTGTTGACGGCCGTGTTGTACTTCAAAGGGATCTGGCAGTTGCCCTTCGACAAAAAAGATACGAAACCAAGGCCTTTTCACTTCGCCAGCGGCAAAACCGCCGATGTCGACACCATGTTCCAGGTCAACAAATTCAATTACGCCGAGAACGACAGCGGCCAGATCATCCAACTGCCGTACAGCGGCGACGATCATCTGGTGCTGACGGTGTTCCTGCCCAAGCAGCAAATCAGCATCCACACATGGCTCGCCTCCATCGACGAAACATCCTGGAAAGCGATGCTCGGCGGATTGCGTCGAGAGTCTGGCTCACTGCAATTGCCCAAGCTGAAATCCACCTTCTCGACCACGCTGGGTGATGAACTGAAAGCACTCGGCATGCGGCGCCCGTTTGCCGATGACGCGCAATTCCACGGCATCGTCCAAGGACACGCGCTGATGATCAGCGAGATTCTGCACAAAACAGCCTTTGCTATGGACGAGGTTTCCACCGAGGCGTCGGCAGCCACGTCGGTCATCCTCAGAGCCTCCGCCATAGCGCGGCCGAGTCCGCCGTTCTCGATGGTCGTCGACCGGCCGTTCTTCCTGACCATCGGTGACCGATCCAATAACCGCATCCTTTTTGCGGGGGTCGTCAATGCGCCCTAA
- a CDS encoding MFS transporter produces the protein MSVLSALRELNHEQRHTVLASFLGWTLDAFDYFIFTFVIVGIANEFHVDRTEVTLGVFLTLVARPIGAFLFGRLADRYGRRPILMIDVILFSVFELATAFSPTITVLLAMRFLFGVAMGGEWGIGASLVMESIPPKSRGLVSGLLQSGYPCGFFIGALVNWLLVDHIGWRGLFVVGAVPALLVLYIRRKVPESPAWEASQAQHGKRSLGEAMRGHWKLAIYLMCLMAAFNMFSHGSQDMYHTFEEVDLHLPTGSSAAFVLVALLNLGALVGGICFGAWSEKIGRRRAMMISALLAIPVIPLWTYGGSMLLLGIGAFLIQVMVQGAWGVVPTHLNELSPDAVRGTLPGFAYQMGNLIAAGTATAQSWLASQHGLGLPLVMSLWIGVVALLLAVLVWLGPEARGVGFGQPRS, from the coding sequence ATGTCCGTCCTGTCAGCCTTGCGTGAATTGAACCACGAGCAACGGCATACCGTGCTGGCGAGTTTCCTCGGATGGACGCTCGACGCGTTCGACTATTTCATCTTCACGTTCGTGATTGTTGGCATCGCCAATGAGTTTCACGTCGACCGCACCGAAGTCACCTTGGGCGTGTTTCTGACCCTGGTGGCCCGTCCCATCGGCGCGTTCCTGTTCGGCCGCCTGGCTGATCGCTATGGACGCCGGCCGATCCTGATGATCGACGTGATCCTGTTTTCGGTGTTTGAGTTGGCCACTGCGTTTTCGCCGACGATTACCGTGCTTTTGGCGATGCGCTTCCTGTTCGGCGTGGCGATGGGAGGCGAGTGGGGCATTGGCGCGTCGCTGGTGATGGAGTCGATTCCGCCGAAATCGCGTGGGCTGGTGTCAGGCCTGCTGCAGAGCGGTTATCCCTGCGGATTTTTCATCGGCGCACTGGTCAACTGGCTGCTGGTCGACCACATCGGCTGGCGTGGATTGTTCGTCGTCGGTGCCGTGCCAGCCCTGTTGGTGCTGTATATCCGCCGCAAGGTGCCCGAATCGCCGGCCTGGGAAGCCAGTCAGGCCCAGCATGGCAAGCGCAGCCTGGGCGAGGCCATGCGCGGGCATTGGAAACTGGCGATCTACCTGATGTGCCTGATGGCTGCCTTCAACATGTTCAGCCACGGCTCGCAGGACATGTACCACACCTTCGAAGAGGTGGATCTGCATCTGCCGACTGGATCGAGCGCAGCGTTCGTGCTGGTGGCTTTGCTCAATCTCGGCGCGCTGGTCGGTGGCATTTGCTTCGGCGCCTGGTCGGAAAAGATCGGCCGGCGCCGCGCCATGATGATCTCTGCGCTGCTCGCTATTCCGGTCATTCCTCTCTGGACCTACGGTGGCTCAATGCTGCTGTTAGGGATCGGGGCATTTCTGATCCAGGTGATGGTGCAGGGCGCATGGGGCGTGGTGCCGACCCATCTCAACGAGCTGTCGCCGGATGCTGTACGCGGCACCTTGCCGGGTTTTGCCTACCAGATGGGCAACCTGATCGCGGCGGGAACCGCCACGGCGCAATCCTGGCTGGCCAGCCAGCACGGGCTGGGCCTGCCGCTGGTGATGTCGTTGTGGATCGGGGTCGTTGCCCTGCTGCTGGCTGTGCTGGTGTGGCTGGGACCGGAGGCGCGGGGCGTAGGCTTCGGCCAGCCGCGTAGCTGA
- a CDS encoding energy transducer TonB: protein MISRQPCNAWRRRLSYVALTALLASSTVIAQTSDPAHAGSTHGPMQGIPFNASMQPHCPPDAIKNHEQGLVILKVLVRTDGTARQVTIDSDSTKASPELAKVASDAAIKWHFSPRMENGKTVEAWTKVPVLFSLTQLPPHPPGPPPHGLSPHDPSPDGPMPPPPPGADMPPPPGDGGPSQPSSSSF, encoded by the coding sequence ATGATAAGTCGCCAACCATGCAACGCATGGCGCCGCCGACTCAGCTATGTCGCGCTGACAGCGTTGCTCGCAAGCAGCACCGTCATCGCCCAAACCAGCGACCCAGCGCATGCCGGCAGCACCCACGGACCCATGCAGGGCATCCCATTCAACGCATCGATGCAGCCACACTGCCCGCCGGATGCCATCAAAAACCATGAGCAGGGCCTGGTGATATTGAAGGTACTGGTTCGCACCGATGGCACAGCCCGCCAGGTCACCATCGACAGTGACAGCACCAAAGCCTCGCCCGAACTCGCCAAAGTCGCGAGCGACGCCGCCATCAAATGGCACTTCAGTCCGAGGATGGAAAACGGCAAGACGGTGGAGGCCTGGACGAAAGTACCTGTGCTCTTCAGCCTCACCCAACTGCCACCCCATCCACCCGGACCGCCGCCCCACGGCTTATCACCCCATGACCCATCACCCGACGGCCCGATGCCCCCACCACCTCCCGGCGCCGACATGCCCCCGCCGCCCGGCGATGGAGGACCTTCCCAACCAAGCTCCTCCAGTTTCTGA
- a CDS encoding organic hydroperoxide resistance protein has protein sequence MSNPTKILYTATATAKGGREGHIHSSDGVLDFDLKVPKELGGPGGHGSNPEQLFAAGYSACFEGAVRYVAREKKVTLKEASVTGHVGIGPREPTGFGIAVKLEVSLPGIDRAVAQELVDIAHRDICPYSHATRGNIDVEITLV, from the coding sequence ATGAGCAATCCCACCAAGATCCTGTATACCGCCACCGCCACTGCCAAGGGCGGCCGCGAAGGCCATATCCACAGTAGCGATGGCGTGCTGGATTTCGACCTGAAGGTGCCGAAGGAACTGGGCGGCCCGGGCGGCCACGGCAGCAATCCGGAACAGCTGTTCGCCGCCGGTTATTCGGCCTGCTTTGAAGGCGCGGTGCGTTATGTGGCGCGCGAGAAGAAAGTGACGCTGAAAGAAGCGTCGGTGACTGGCCATGTCGGCATCGGTCCGCGCGAACCGACCGGTTTTGGCATCGCGGTGAAGCTGGAAGTGAGCCTGCCGGGTATCGATCGCGCCGTGGCGCAGGAGCTGGTCGATATCGCCCATCGCGATATCTGCCCGTATTCGCACGCGACACGCGGCAATATCGATGTGGAGATCACGCTGGTTTGA